In Thermococcus chitonophagus, the genomic stretch CTTGAACTCTTCAACTTCCTCGTCATCGTACAGGAGGAAAAGATAACCCGTCTGCTCGAATGAAAAGTTGTATTCTTCGCTGTACTTCTTCCAAAGCTCAACGGATCTTTTCATGACTTTAACGTTCGCCTCATCGTTAAATTGCTGCCTAATTCCAGTTCCGCAACGAAAAGTTGAGCCGGAACCTATGAACCTCTTCTCCAAAACTACTACATCCTCCCCTCTCCTCGCAAGCTCATGGGCTATTGTGACTCCCACTATTCCCCCACCAATAACAACGATCTCAGCTTTGTCGGGTAGCATAGAATCACCTCCTAGCGAGAACGCCCATTCTAACATTCTTTATAGGTGACCTAGCAACGGGAAGGTCTATCTCGCTCAACTTTTTCCCAGTTCTTTGGGCAACGACGACGGCCCCATTAAATAGGCAGTACCTGCCCTGGCAGAAACCCATAGCCAGATGAGTGAGCCTCTTTATTATCTGGAGATCCGTTATTCCCCTCCTAACGACGTCATCAACCTTCTTTAGGGAAACATCACAACCGCATATCTGAACGTCCTCAAGATTGAACTTATCAAAGGGTATCCGCGGAATTTGAAGTGCTTCAGGCTCGTACTCTTTGAGCTTTTCTTCGTAAACACAGGGTTCACCGTCAAATCCAAATTCCCTCAAGATGTAGGCTCCAACGAGTCTGCCCTCTATGTAGTTAGCATAGTGGGACTTGATGGAAACAGCGCTTCCAGCAACGTAAATTCCATGCTTTATCCTGTGTTGCTGATCTATCACCGGCCTAAAATAGCCTCTCCTAAAGAACAGCCTCCCTCCCGCTTGAGTTATCGGGTTTATGTCCGGCCTCCTTCCATCGGCGAAGACTAAGGCATCAACCCTATATTCATTATCGTTCATATCTATAACTTTCTCAACTTTCTCTCTCCCCTCTACCCTCTTCACGTTTGGAATATGAAGGTAGTCAATTCCCCATCTTTCAAACTCTTCGATGACCTCCTCTGCTCTGCTTCCAGTTACAGCCACGTTCCATCCTGGGGCAACCTCCCAAACGTTCATTACTTCCAATGCAAAGTCTCTCCTAAAGACTCCAGGCATGTCATTGTTTTCGAAGAGCATTATGCTCTCAACGGCTCCTGTTGCGAGAACTACCCTCTTGGCCAATACCTCGATTAACTCGTTGCCTTTAACAACCGGAATTAAGAAGTACTCCCCCTTCTCGAAAATGCCAAGGGCAGAGCTACCCAAGAATACCTTCACGTTTTCATTCAGCTTATTCACCATGTCCTCGACAGCCTTTTTAGGATCTCCAAACCCTTCAACTTTTACGCCTCTTATCCATAAATCCCCTCCAAGCCATCCTTTTTCCTCAATTAAGGCTACCATCAAGCTATCTTGAAGCTCAAGTGTTGCTCCTAGACCCGAAGGTCCGCCCCCAATAACCGCAACGTCAACAACAACTTCTTTAACGCTCCCAGAGTAGTCTCCAACTGGCTCCTCCTGAAACTCACCGTAAACCTGCCTCTCAACTCTCATGCCATCTTGAACCTTTGTTTTTCTGGCATCAACGTTCCTAACGCCGTTAACTATCATGGGAACAGGGCCAAATGTAAAAGCTCCTCTCTTTCTACCTTCAGTACTAGTTGTTAGCCAGTAAATTCCATTAGCAAGTAGGGAAACCGTGATTTTCTCACCTTCGTAAGCCTCAAGCTCCTTTCCCTCGAAGAATATTTTGAGTTTTCTACCTCTCTTTTCTGTGAGATCTAATGGTCTCAATCTTATCACCTCGAAAATAGTTTACACATGTAAAATATTGAAACCGCATTTATAAAACATTAGGTTTGCCAAAAAAGGTTTGAAACAAAAAGTAAAATCAAATGAGACCAGAGGAAGTTGCAAAGGCAAACACGTTTTCTACTTGGCTCATTGTCCTTGCGATAGCTCTCTTTTCCGTCTTCTCAACTGGTACTTTTGTGAAGAGTTGCTCATGTAGCCTGACTACATCCTCGGGGGGCTTCGTGAGGAGGCTGACTATTATGATTATGAAGAAGGTAACGAAGAAGTTTATAAAGAACACTGGGACACCATCGAATATCCTTCCAAGGGTTCCAAAGAACCCTGGAGCGTTTGGATTGAATGCCCATCCGTAGATCTTTGCTTCCAAGATTACCTCACTTACTAGACCATAGGCCATTCCGACTATCCCTGCCTCCTTCGTTACTCTTTTCCACCATAGGCTGAGAGTTAGTATCGGGCCGAAGCCTACTGCAAGGCCTCCCCATGCGGTTGCAACCATCTCATATATGACTCCTGGACCCTTTATCGCAAATATCAGAGCAACTAAAGCAACGGTGGCAACAACAATTCTAGATATATTCACCATCTGCTTCTTCCCTAGTTCCTGACCTAGAACCTTGTGGTAGATATCCCTCGCTATTGCAGACGAAGCAACTAACAACTGTGAATCTGCAGTACTCATCACCGCAGATATTATTCCAGCGATAACAAAACCTGCAAGCCAACTTGGTAAGAAGTGAACTGCCAAGGCTGGAACTATCTTTTCAGGATCATCAACTTTGATCAAACCCTTAACAACCATTGCATATCCAAGGAAGCCCGCAAAGAAAGCACCCCAAAGAACTATTGTGGTCCAGATTCCACTAATGAATATCCCGGGCCTTCTGAGCTTCCTAGGATCCTCAACACTCATGTACCTTGTAACTATGTGTGGCTGTCCGAGATAACCAACTATCCATGAAGCATAGCCTATTGCAAATATCAACGCTGCAAAACCAGTTTTACCTCCAAACGGATGGAGTTTTGCTGGATCAACTGAAGCTATTGCAGCAGTGGCAGAATCAAGGCCACCAACTTCAACTAGCGCCAAAATTGGGACTATTATTAGGGTCATCAGCATAAACATTGCTTGAACTACATCGGTCCAAACTACGGCAAAGAAACCTCCAGTAATAACATAAGCAGTTAAGATTATCACCGTAATCAATATACCAGTTGTGACGCTTACTCCAAAACCCTCAGCGAAGGTCTTTCCTCCCGCAGTGAACTGAGCAGCAACGTAAGCTGTCATGAATACTAGAATTATAGCTGCACTTAGAACTCGGATGAGCTTTGTGTTATCCCTTAGCCTTGCCTCTAGATAGTCAGGTAGTGTTATTGCTCTAAACTTTCCTGCATATATCCTTAACCTTGGACCTATCAGCAGATAGTCAGCCAAGGTTCCGTAGAGACAGCCTATTGCAGCCCAGAAAGCACCAAGGCCTGCTTTAAATGCACTCCCAGGATAACCAAGCATTAACCATCCTGAAAAATCACTTGCCTTATCTGAGAGAGTTGCTGCGAGAACGTGAACTTTCCTGCCGCCAACGAAGTACTGATCTTCAGTCCTCGTATACCTATTGGCCCACCATCCTATATATGCAAGTATTACTAAATATACCAAGAACCCAAAGAGCACACCGAAGTTCATTTGCCCCCCTCCTTGAGGAGGTCTTCGTCGTATGCAAGAATCTCCTCATCTACGTAGTACTCCTTTCCAGTAATTTTGTCCCAGAAGCCATAGAGGACCATTACAACAAATGCCAAAGCAGTAGGCACTAGCAAGGTTGCCCAAGCGGCATTACTGAGACCCATGCAAACACCTCCATTAAGTTTACAAAATTAATTAGGAGGAATTCTATCTTATAAATGTTAAGTGAATTTGTAAAACGTGAAGTATTATAAGGGGGTGAAAACTTGATAAAAGTAAAGGTTATGAGACCTATATTCAGACCAGAAAGTGATGACAATTTCATACTTTATCCATATTGGATATTTCACCTGCGTTTATTTTACAAACGTCTAAAGATGAAGGACAAAATATTTGATTATTTCGCTTATATTGATGCTTACAGGTTCGGGGCGGAGAGAGGGACATTATTCATTGAAACTGAAGAATGGGAAGTTCCGGAAAACACTATTATGGAGTACTTAGTTGATTTCGAGGAAGCAAAACAAAAGGCTATTGAAACAGCAATAATATGGGGAAATTCGAGAATAATCTCTTGGTGGTATCCTAGAGTTGAGGTCATAAGATGGGAAAAAGCTTACAAAGTCTTCTGGATTACTAAGAGTTCAATAATCGATAGTTTAACGGGCGAGGAATACCCCATAGAAAACATTCGAAAAGCATTTAAGCATTCGAATAATAAATCAATATGATTGAAAATTCGAACCAAAGGTGAATGAAATGCCAACAATAGGATTTGCGAAAATAAATGGTGGGCCCGAGGAGGCCGTAGAATTCGTGTTGAAGAAGTTAAAGGAGAAAGGACATGAAATCACCTTTCATAGGCACCATTGGGCAGGGGACATGCCTTTTGGGCTTGTTATAGTTGAAACTAATAAGGGAAAGGTTGCGGTTAGATGGTACCTTGGAGATGAATTTACCTTTAGGCTAGAGGAAGTGAGTGATGAAGCATTTGAAGACTTCATCGATGAAACCTTGGACTACATTGGAGGTGACTAATTATGGAAAAACTTGATTATGTAATTAAAGAATTCAATAAGTGGCATGGAAGCGAGGCCCAAGCTAAAATACTCAAAGTGAAAGAAGATGAAGTTATAATAGAGTTCAAGGGCACATTCTGCAAAACATGTGGATTGTATGATTACTTTGATGATATAGCCTGGGAGGCTATTGATTTCGGATTAAAAATTAAGCCAGTTGAAATAATTGAGAGCGAGGAAGACTTTGAAGAGGGAAGGTATGTAGTTAGATATAAAGTTGAGAGGGAGTGAAGTTGTTTTCAGCTTGCATGAGAGATTGCTATGATACATGTTCGATAATCTCAGAATTTAAGAACGGCAGACTCACTGTTAGGGGAAATCCAGAACATCCAATAACGCGAGGATTTCTCTGTCCAAAGGGGGCATTACTACCCAAGTGGTTCCATTCTAAGGACAGGCTAAAGAAACCATTAATCCTCGAAGGGAAGAAGGGAAGTGGAGAGTTTAGGGAGGCAAGCTGGAAAG encodes the following:
- a CDS encoding FAD-dependent oxidoreductase gives rise to the protein MRPLDLTEKRGRKLKIFFEGKELEAYEGEKITVSLLANGIYWLTTSTEGRKRGAFTFGPVPMIVNGVRNVDARKTKVQDGMRVERQVYGEFQEEPVGDYSGSVKEVVVDVAVIGGGPSGLGATLELQDSLMVALIEEKGWLGGDLWIRGVKVEGFGDPKKAVEDMVNKLNENVKVFLGSSALGIFEKGEYFLIPVVKGNELIEVLAKRVVLATGAVESIMLFENNDMPGVFRRDFALEVMNVWEVAPGWNVAVTGSRAEEVIEEFERWGIDYLHIPNVKRVEGREKVEKVIDMNDNEYRVDALVFADGRRPDINPITQAGGRLFFRRGYFRPVIDQQHRIKHGIYVAGSAVSIKSHYANYIEGRLVGAYILREFGFDGEPCVYEEKLKEYEPEALQIPRIPFDKFNLEDVQICGCDVSLKKVDDVVRRGITDLQIIKRLTHLAMGFCQGRYCLFNGAVVVAQRTGKKLSEIDLPVARSPIKNVRMGVLARR
- a CDS encoding sodium/proline symporter encodes the protein MNFGVLFGFLVYLVILAYIGWWANRYTRTEDQYFVGGRKVHVLAATLSDKASDFSGWLMLGYPGSAFKAGLGAFWAAIGCLYGTLADYLLIGPRLRIYAGKFRAITLPDYLEARLRDNTKLIRVLSAAIILVFMTAYVAAQFTAGGKTFAEGFGVSVTTGILITVIILTAYVITGGFFAVVWTDVVQAMFMLMTLIIVPILALVEVGGLDSATAAIASVDPAKLHPFGGKTGFAALIFAIGYASWIVGYLGQPHIVTRYMSVEDPRKLRRPGIFISGIWTTIVLWGAFFAGFLGYAMVVKGLIKVDDPEKIVPALAVHFLPSWLAGFVIAGIISAVMSTADSQLLVASSAIARDIYHKVLGQELGKKQMVNISRIVVATVALVALIFAIKGPGVIYEMVATAWGGLAVGFGPILTLSLWWKRVTKEAGIVGMAYGLVSEVILEAKIYGWAFNPNAPGFFGTLGRIFDGVPVFFINFFVTFFIIIIVSLLTKPPEDVVRLHEQLFTKVPVEKTEKRAIARTMSQVENVFAFATSSGLI